In a single window of the Flavobacterium ammoniigenes genome:
- a CDS encoding DUF5686 and carboxypeptidase-like regulatory domain-containing protein: protein MRLKFPNLFFVVLLMTAQLLLAQTKVSGVVVDKTNQPIPFATIVFKKTNIGVVANEDGRFYIESPQKQTILVVSSAGFSEREIFLEDAISYNFKVKLNEAESLNEVVVFTGKTSKKNNPALDILRKIWERKRKNGLYQFDQYQMEKYEKVEFDMNTIDSAFMKNKVFKGMEFVFQHVDTSKVTGKTYLPIFINESLSDVYGDNRQKKVKEKLKANKTSGFEGNQQILSFLKDLYSDYSIYNNHLTFFDKSFTSPLSRTGIDVYNYVLRDSAYIDNKKCYNILFYPRRKNELTFKGDFWVNDTTFAIKKINMAVTKSANINWIKDIYIEQEFEVMNDSVFLLTRDYMMSDFALNKKENSKGIYGKRTTLYRNHEFNKVKPLAFYKEEVNFIDNEVYQKSDEYWHENRFEKLNKDEAGVYKMLDTLQTVKKFKQMYNLVSILGSGYVEFKNFDYGPIFSSLGFNEVEGVRLRVGGRTYFGPNDPWRIQAFTAYGTDDHKFKYGLSGKWMVDKKNRIIISGGNRRDIEQIGASLTTTNDVMGRSFASSALFTTGSNGKLTNINLSNIAVEIEPVKNLIFQLGISHRTLVSASPTFSLDYYTNASRTTIQSEVKQSEANIQIEYMPNRKTIGFGVERDVVDNPYSRFFINYSHGFKGVLNSDFKYEKLQLFYKQPIIIGPLGRTNITMELGKTFGTIPLGLMSVIPGNQTYFTIENTFSNLNFYEFISDQYATLKWDHNFNGRIFARIPFMRKLNWREIIGIRGVYGSISNANRAINASGLAYNAPENGYWEYSAGIGNIFKVFRIDFSWRGNYLNTPDATKFAIKGAFGFHF, encoded by the coding sequence ATGAGATTAAAATTTCCCAATCTTTTTTTTGTTGTTTTATTGATGACAGCTCAGTTGCTTTTGGCCCAAACCAAAGTGAGTGGCGTTGTTGTAGATAAAACGAATCAACCCATTCCTTTTGCTACGATTGTGTTTAAAAAAACGAACATTGGTGTTGTAGCCAATGAGGATGGTCGATTTTATATTGAATCACCTCAAAAACAAACGATTTTAGTAGTTTCTTCAGCTGGGTTTTCGGAAAGAGAAATTTTCTTAGAAGATGCTATTTCATATAATTTCAAGGTAAAATTAAACGAAGCAGAATCCTTAAATGAGGTAGTTGTTTTTACTGGAAAAACTTCCAAAAAAAACAATCCAGCTTTGGATATTCTCAGAAAAATATGGGAACGAAAACGCAAAAACGGCTTGTATCAATTTGACCAATATCAAATGGAAAAATATGAAAAGGTCGAATTTGATATGAATACTATCGATAGCGCTTTTATGAAAAACAAAGTGTTCAAAGGAATGGAGTTTGTTTTCCAACATGTTGATACCTCTAAAGTTACTGGAAAAACGTATTTGCCAATTTTTATCAACGAATCCTTGTCGGATGTCTATGGTGACAACCGCCAGAAGAAAGTGAAAGAAAAATTGAAGGCCAATAAAACATCCGGCTTTGAAGGGAACCAACAAATTTTGTCTTTCCTAAAAGATTTGTACAGCGATTATTCAATTTATAACAATCACTTGACGTTTTTTGACAAGAGTTTTACCAGTCCTTTGTCTCGAACAGGAATCGATGTCTATAATTATGTATTAAGAGACAGTGCCTATATTGATAACAAAAAATGCTACAACATTTTGTTTTATCCAAGACGAAAAAACGAGTTGACTTTTAAAGGTGATTTTTGGGTAAACGACACCACCTTTGCCATCAAAAAAATCAATATGGCAGTAACCAAAAGCGCGAACATCAACTGGATTAAGGACATTTATATTGAACAGGAATTTGAGGTTATGAACGACTCGGTTTTCTTGTTGACACGAGATTATATGATGTCGGACTTTGCCTTAAATAAAAAAGAAAACTCTAAAGGAATTTATGGAAAGCGCACTACTTTGTATCGCAATCACGAATTCAATAAAGTCAAACCATTAGCTTTTTATAAAGAAGAAGTCAATTTTATAGACAATGAAGTCTATCAAAAGTCAGACGAATATTGGCATGAAAACCGTTTTGAAAAATTGAATAAAGACGAAGCGGGAGTTTATAAAATGCTCGATACCCTTCAAACGGTCAAAAAGTTCAAACAGATGTACAATTTGGTTTCCATTTTAGGCAGTGGCTATGTCGAGTTCAAGAATTTTGATTACGGACCTATCTTTTCTTCCTTAGGGTTCAATGAAGTAGAAGGTGTTCGCTTACGTGTTGGAGGGAGAACCTATTTTGGTCCAAATGACCCTTGGCGAATTCAAGCTTTTACTGCCTATGGTACGGACGATCATAAATTCAAATATGGACTTTCTGGAAAGTGGATGGTAGATAAGAAAAATAGAATCATTATCTCCGGAGGGAATAGACGCGATATTGAGCAAATTGGCGCAAGCTTAACTACCACAAACGATGTAATGGGACGAAGTTTTGCTTCCTCCGCTTTATTTACTACTGGGAGTAATGGGAAATTGACCAATATAAATTTGTCCAATATAGCAGTTGAAATAGAACCCGTAAAAAACTTAATTTTCCAATTAGGGATTTCGCACCGAACGTTGGTATCGGCCTCACCTACCTTCAGTTTGGATTATTATACAAACGCCTCGAGAACCACTATTCAAAGTGAGGTAAAACAATCGGAAGCAAATATTCAAATAGAATATATGCCCAATCGAAAAACCATTGGTTTTGGTGTAGAAAGAGACGTAGTAGACAATCCCTACAGCCGCTTTTTTATCAACTACAGTCATGGTTTTAAAGGGGTGTTAAATAGTGATTTCAAGTACGAGAAGTTGCAATTATTTTACAAGCAGCCAATTATTATTGGTCCATTGGGGCGAACCAATATTACAATGGAATTAGGTAAAACTTTCGGAACGATTCCATTAGGATTGATGAGTGTGATTCCAGGAAACCAAACCTATTTCACGATCGAAAATACCTTTAGTAATTTGAATTTTTATGAATTCATTAGCGACCAATATGCCACGTTGAAATGGGATCATAACTTTAACGGTAGAATCTTTGCACGCATTCCTTTTATGCGAAAATTAAATTGGCGTGAAATTATTGGGATTAGAGGAGTGTATGGATCTATCTCCAATGCCAATAGAGCTATTAATGCATCTGGATTAGCCTACAATGCACCCGAAAATGGGTATTGGGAATACAGTGCCGGTATTGGTAATATATTTAAAGTATTTCGTATAGATTTTTCTTGGAGAGGCAATTATCTAAATACTCCAGACGCTACTAAGTTTGCTATTAAAGGGGCTTTTGGATTTCATTTTTAA
- a CDS encoding DNA-3-methyladenine glycosylase family protein: MQESIPFLSQKDEVLKTIIADFGLPIIQKREEGFASMCHIILEQQVSIASARAAYEKLVNLVGKVDPFTIYNATDEAVRTCGISRQKTLYLKDLAQRVISKELDFSSLPMKSEQQIRNELIQIKGVGNWSIDVYLMFCMQSQDIIPLGDIAIKNTLIELYNCQSDEEMLAISSNWKPFRTVASFIIWHYYLKKRGKI; this comes from the coding sequence ATGCAAGAATCAATTCCTTTTTTGTCCCAAAAAGATGAGGTTTTAAAAACTATAATTGCTGATTTTGGTCTCCCAATAATTCAAAAAAGAGAAGAAGGATTTGCCTCCATGTGTCACATTATCTTGGAACAACAAGTTTCTATTGCCTCTGCCAGAGCAGCTTATGAAAAGCTAGTTAATTTGGTTGGCAAAGTAGATCCTTTTACGATATACAATGCCACTGATGAAGCTGTAAGAACTTGTGGCATATCCAGACAAAAAACCCTCTATTTAAAAGATTTAGCCCAAAGAGTTATAAGTAAGGAATTGGATTTCTCTTCACTCCCAATGAAATCAGAACAGCAGATTCGAAATGAATTAATTCAAATCAAAGGAGTTGGCAATTGGAGTATAGATGTTTATTTAATGTTTTGTATGCAATCGCAAGATATTATTCCTCTTGGGGACATCGCTATTAAAAACACCTTAATTGAATTGTATAATTGTCAATCGGATGAAGAAATGCTTGCTATTTCTTCCAATTGGAAACCCTTTCGAACAGTTGCATCCTTTATCATTTGGCATTATTACCTCAAAAAAAGGGGTAAAATTTAA
- a CDS encoding inorganic diphosphatase produces the protein MTADKLKTFDVLIEIPRGSRNKYEYDFKIRRMRFDRMLFSSMMYPADYGFIPETLALDGDPLDVLVLINEPTFPGCVMEVKPIGVFHMADDKGPDEKVICVPVSDPIWNSLNDLSDVNPHLIKEIEHFFQVYKDLENKQVDVEGWGDVNEAFAIIKECTERFDAIENKPKNLFSIK, from the coding sequence ATGACTGCAGACAAATTAAAAACGTTCGATGTCTTAATCGAAATACCAAGAGGAAGTAGAAACAAATACGAATACGATTTTAAAATTAGAAGAATGCGTTTTGACAGAATGTTATTCTCTTCAATGATGTACCCAGCTGATTATGGTTTTATTCCTGAAACTTTAGCCTTAGATGGTGATCCATTAGACGTTTTGGTATTGATCAACGAGCCTACTTTTCCTGGTTGTGTTATGGAAGTAAAACCAATTGGTGTTTTCCATATGGCAGATGATAAAGGACCAGATGAGAAAGTGATTTGCGTACCGGTATCTGATCCAATTTGGAATTCATTAAATGATTTAAGTGATGTAAATCCACACTTAATCAAAGAAATTGAGCATTTTTTCCAAGTGTACAAAGATTTAGAAAACAAACAAGTAGATGTAGAAGGTTGGGGAGACGTGAACGAAGCATTTGCCATCATTAAAGAATGTACGGAACGTTTTGATGCTATTGAAAACAAACCAAAAAACTTATTTAGCATTAAATAA
- a CDS encoding sodium-translocating pyrophosphatase, whose amino-acid sequence MNAFMIYLPIVMAIIGLLFMAVKRAWVLKQDAGDGKMKEISDYIYEGALAFLKAEYRLLTFFVIGASAVLAGISFIVPTTHILIVVAFVFGAFFSALAGNMGMKIATKTNVRTTQAARTSLPQALKVSFGGGTVMGLGVAGLAVLGLTGFFIIFFQIFMNGAWTSSEDMTKVLETLAGFSLGAESIALFARVGGGIYTKAADVGADLVGKVEAGIPEDDPRNPATIADNVGDNVGDVAGMGADLFGSYVATVLAAMVLGNYVIKDMGGKIEDAFGGIGPILLPMAIAGFGILFSIIGTMLVKISSDDAKEAQVQKALNIGNWVSIVLTLVACYFLVQYMLPATMKMEFYGEGLKDISSMRVFYATIVGLIVGGAISSVTEYYTGLGTKPVLAIVQKSSTGAGTNVIAGLATGMISTFPTVILFAAAIWSSYAFAGFYGVALAASAMMATTAMQLAIDAFGPISDNAGGIAEMSELPKEVRTRTDILDSVGNTTAATGKGFAIASAALTSLALFAAYVTFTGIDGINIFKAPVLAMLFVGGMIPVVFSALAMNSVGKAAMDMVYEVRRQFKEIPGIMEGTGKPEYGKCVEISTKAALREMMLPGILTIGFPIAIVLLGKLVYGDNNQLIAEMLGGYMAGVTVSGVLWAVFQNNAGGAWDNAKKSFEAGVEINGEMTYKGSDAHKAAVTGDTVGDPFKDTSGPSMNILIKLTCLIGLVIAPILGEGSATQKEMTCTIEMKSSSEAGMMGNCDMSKCATMTKDECAKMCDSLKCTPEQKEMCLSHYDANGKYIAKEEKACCAKKGEAKKQVNVQMSNDNGKAKATVTISENGKETVQVFEGTEAEVKAKVEAIK is encoded by the coding sequence ATGAATGCATTTATGATTTATTTGCCAATAGTAATGGCGATTATTGGACTTTTGTTCATGGCAGTTAAAAGAGCTTGGGTGCTAAAACAAGACGCTGGAGATGGTAAAATGAAAGAGATTTCAGATTATATTTACGAAGGTGCCTTAGCTTTCCTTAAAGCAGAATATCGATTATTGACTTTCTTCGTGATTGGCGCCAGTGCCGTTTTGGCGGGGATTTCATTTATAGTTCCTACCACACATATATTAATTGTAGTTGCCTTTGTTTTTGGTGCCTTCTTCTCTGCTTTAGCAGGAAATATGGGAATGAAAATTGCCACTAAAACTAATGTTAGAACTACGCAAGCCGCTCGTACTAGTTTGCCTCAAGCCTTGAAAGTTTCTTTTGGTGGTGGAACGGTGATGGGATTGGGAGTTGCTGGTTTGGCTGTTTTAGGATTGACAGGTTTCTTTATTATTTTCTTCCAAATTTTTATGAATGGTGCTTGGACTTCGTCAGAAGACATGACCAAAGTATTAGAAACATTAGCTGGATTTTCATTAGGTGCTGAGTCAATTGCTTTGTTTGCCCGTGTGGGTGGTGGTATTTATACCAAAGCAGCCGATGTAGGAGCTGATTTAGTGGGTAAAGTAGAAGCAGGTATTCCAGAAGATGATCCGCGTAACCCAGCCACTATTGCTGATAACGTAGGAGATAATGTGGGTGACGTTGCCGGAATGGGAGCCGATTTATTTGGTTCGTATGTGGCAACCGTATTAGCGGCTATGGTTCTTGGAAATTATGTGATTAAAGATATGGGTGGTAAAATCGAAGATGCTTTTGGCGGAATCGGACCGATTTTATTACCGATGGCTATTGCTGGTTTCGGAATTTTATTCTCAATCATCGGAACGATGTTAGTAAAAATTTCTAGTGATGATGCAAAAGAAGCACAAGTACAAAAAGCATTGAACATTGGAAACTGGGTTTCTATTGTATTGACTTTAGTAGCTTGTTATTTCTTAGTACAATATATGTTGCCTGCTACCATGAAAATGGAATTCTACGGTGAAGGATTGAAAGATATCTCGTCTATGCGTGTTTTCTATGCTACTATTGTAGGTTTGATTGTGGGTGGAGCTATTTCATCTGTAACCGAATATTATACAGGACTAGGAACAAAACCAGTATTGGCAATTGTTCAAAAATCGTCTACAGGTGCTGGAACTAATGTTATCGCAGGTTTGGCTACAGGAATGATTTCTACGTTTCCAACAGTAATTTTGTTTGCTGCCGCAATTTGGTCTTCGTATGCTTTTGCAGGTTTCTACGGGGTTGCTTTAGCAGCTTCGGCTATGATGGCTACAACTGCAATGCAATTAGCAATTGATGCTTTCGGTCCTATTTCTGACAATGCAGGAGGTATTGCTGAAATGAGTGAATTACCAAAAGAGGTGCGTACTCGTACCGACATTTTGGATTCAGTAGGTAATACTACAGCTGCAACTGGAAAAGGATTTGCGATTGCTTCTGCAGCCTTAACTTCTTTAGCATTGTTTGCTGCTTATGTAACTTTTACAGGAATTGACGGAATCAATATTTTCAAAGCACCCGTTTTAGCAATGTTATTCGTTGGAGGGATGATTCCAGTAGTATTCTCTGCTTTGGCAATGAACTCTGTTGGTAAAGCAGCGATGGATATGGTATATGAAGTGCGTCGTCAGTTCAAAGAAATTCCAGGAATCATGGAAGGAACAGGTAAGCCAGAATATGGTAAATGTGTTGAAATTTCGACTAAAGCGGCTTTACGCGAAATGATGTTGCCAGGAATTTTAACGATTGGTTTCCCAATTGCGATTGTTCTTTTAGGAAAATTAGTTTATGGTGATAATAACCAATTAATCGCTGAAATGTTAGGTGGTTATATGGCAGGGGTAACAGTTTCGGGTGTGCTTTGGGCTGTGTTCCAAAACAACGCTGGTGGCGCTTGGGACAATGCTAAAAAATCATTTGAAGCTGGTGTTGAAATCAATGGCGAAATGACGTATAAAGGTTCAGATGCGCACAAAGCTGCGGTAACTGGAGATACTGTTGGTGATCCGTTTAAAGATACTTCAGGACCGTCAATGAACATTTTAATTAAATTAACTTGTTTGATTGGATTGGTAATTGCGCCAATCTTAGGAGAAGGAAGTGCCACTCAAAAAGAAATGACCTGTACTATTGAGATGAAATCTTCTTCTGAAGCCGGTATGATGGGTAATTGTGATATGAGCAAATGTGCTACTATGACTAAAGACGAATGTGCTAAAATGTGCGACAGTCTAAAATGTACTCCTGAGCAAAAAGAAATGTGTTTATCTCATTATGATGCGAATGGTAAATACATCGCTAAAGAAGAAAAAGCATGTTGTGCCAAAAAAGGAGAAGCTAAAAAGCAAGTAAATGTTCAAATGAGCAATGATAATGGAAAAGCAAAAGCGACAGTAACTATTTCTGAAAATGGAAAAGAAACTGTTCAAGTTTTTGAAGGAACTGAAGCTGAGGTGAAAGCTAAAGTAGAAGCGATTAAATAA
- a CDS encoding deoxynucleoside kinase: MHIAVAGNIGSGKTTLTNLLAKHFKWEPHFEDVVDNPYLDDFYHQMERWSFNLQIYFLNSRFRQVMQIRESGKRIIQDRTIYEDAHIFAPNLHAMGLMTNRDFQNYSSLFELMESLVKAPDLLIYLRSSIPNLVGQIHKRGREYENSISIDYLSRLNERYEAWIHTYDRGKLLIIDVDNINFVDNPEDLGNIINRIDAEINGLF, from the coding sequence ATGCATATAGCAGTAGCAGGAAACATAGGTTCGGGAAAAACCACCTTGACCAATTTATTAGCCAAACATTTCAAATGGGAACCTCATTTTGAAGACGTAGTCGACAACCCGTATTTGGATGATTTCTATCACCAAATGGAACGTTGGTCATTCAACTTACAAATTTACTTCTTGAACAGTCGATTTCGTCAGGTAATGCAAATTCGCGAAAGCGGAAAAAGAATCATTCAAGACAGAACGATTTACGAAGACGCGCACATTTTTGCTCCTAACTTACATGCTATGGGCTTGATGACCAATCGCGATTTCCAAAATTACTCTTCTCTTTTTGAATTGATGGAATCTTTGGTAAAAGCACCTGATTTATTAATTTACTTGCGTAGTTCTATTCCGAATTTAGTAGGCCAAATTCACAAACGTGGTCGTGAATATGAAAATTCTATTTCTATTGATTATTTGAGTCGTTTGAACGAACGCTATGAAGCTTGGATTCATACCTATGACAGGGGTAAATTATTAATCATTGATGTAGACAATATCAATTTTGTAGATAATCCAGAAGATTTAGGAAATATCATCAACCGAATTGATGCCGAAATCAACGGTTTGTTTTAG
- a CDS encoding GLPGLI family protein — MKKAILLLLFVLIYTNSQAQKDFQGMAVYESKTSMADFKVRMEGNKNINPEMQKMMEERMKKMFEKTFILNFDKSASIYKEEEKLDANPQGGGFRMMSSMTGGGGTFYKNVKDKTYTVDKEFMGKEFLVKDSLASLNWKMEAETRVIGGYTCYKATAVKEASKTDFRNFRPKKEEEPKKDADKPAEAKKTNFMDAVELPKEITITAWYTPEIPVNQGPEGYWGLPGLILEVNDGKTIILCSKVILNPKEKAEIKPSSKGKVVGQKEYDETVMKKMEEFREMNQGRGDRGGMQIRIGQ; from the coding sequence ATGAAAAAAGCGATTTTACTTTTATTATTTGTATTAATTTATACTAATTCACAAGCACAAAAAGATTTTCAAGGTATGGCCGTATACGAGTCAAAAACCAGTATGGCCGACTTCAAAGTTCGTATGGAAGGGAATAAAAATATTAATCCTGAAATGCAAAAAATGATGGAAGAGCGAATGAAAAAAATGTTTGAGAAAACATTCATTTTAAATTTTGATAAATCAGCCTCCATCTATAAAGAAGAAGAAAAATTAGATGCAAACCCACAAGGTGGCGGATTCAGAATGATGAGTTCCATGACTGGTGGCGGCGGTACTTTTTATAAAAATGTAAAAGACAAAACCTACACAGTGGATAAGGAATTCATGGGGAAAGAATTTTTAGTAAAAGATTCACTAGCGAGTTTGAATTGGAAAATGGAGGCTGAAACTCGTGTAATTGGCGGGTATACTTGTTACAAAGCTACAGCAGTAAAGGAAGCAAGTAAAACAGATTTTAGAAATTTCCGTCCGAAAAAAGAAGAAGAACCTAAAAAGGACGCAGATAAACCTGCTGAAGCAAAGAAAACGAACTTCATGGATGCCGTTGAACTGCCTAAAGAAATTACAATTACAGCTTGGTATACACCTGAAATTCCGGTTAATCAAGGGCCTGAAGGTTATTGGGGTTTGCCTGGATTAATTTTAGAAGTAAATGATGGGAAAACCATTATTTTGTGTTCCAAAGTAATTTTAAATCCAAAAGAAAAAGCGGAAATAAAGCCTTCTTCTAAAGGGAAAGTGGTCGGCCAAAAAGAATACGACGAAACCGTAATGAAAAAAATGGAAGAATTTAGAGAAATGAATCAAGGTCGTGGCGATCGAGGTGGAATGCAAATTCGAATCGGGCAATAA
- a CDS encoding carboxypeptidase regulatory-like domain-containing protein: protein MKKIILLIAFLTMTFVNAQNIRFEGIVLDNAKAPLEMANVMAVNQTSKTMDSYAITSDKGKFVLNLKANTSYSIKLSYIGMQNKEISVSTKSENIVQNITMESGGIELAGVEIVREMPVSIKGDTIVYNADSFKSGTERKLEDVLKKLPGVEINADGEVEVEGKKVSKLMVDGKDFFKGDTKLGVKNIPADAIYKVQFLRNYNENSILKGVENNQDNVAMNIKLKSGKKNFWFGDIAAAGGLNDTKRYLVNPKLFYYNPEYSINLITNFNNIGELPLTVQDYFKFTGGFRSMMAKGGSSFNVSSNDLGISLMRNNRAKEIETQFGAANFSYNVTKAWTLSGFGIVLNSNSDLETKSTVNILNPTSNQIASTEKRTEISNQRSNLGLFKLGSIYKPSSRLQLDYDILAKVSKQDETSTLSRQSIVNSLSNSETIFTEKNQDPTSLNQNLSAYFTQSEKNVFALEMQHLYQDENPFYNANLQSQPFSLTGYLNGQNRNDLTQNRFVQTNKVDAKLDYYYMVTPKSNINITMGNTISNQNFDSSIFQILDGGAVNNLSDSRNKNNVNYKFNDAFLGFHYKVLTGKFTFTPGVSFHAYDMTNTQLGTSFNQNFFRILPDFVAIYQMKKAETLTYNFGYTNSFTDINRLAEGFVFNNYNSLSKGSRTLENATQQTHSLRYFKYNMFNLENISANLSYSKTVDAIKTQSVFNGVNQTSAPYNSDFADETASAFAMYGRSFFKNYKASLNTRLAWSKFNNIQNATLTVRESFTQSHTITASTNYKNLPNLELGYSLTVNDYNNTKFYTDKPFVKLDYYFLKSFSFVSEYEFYHYYNGDKTVNNEYDFLSASLIYQKTKESKMEYKIAATNLLNTTSLNDDSFSQFSTRTSQYIVQPRYIIFSLKYNL from the coding sequence ATGAAAAAAATAATTCTGTTGATTGCTTTTTTAACAATGACTTTTGTGAATGCTCAAAATATTCGCTTTGAAGGAATTGTTCTTGATAATGCAAAAGCGCCACTAGAAATGGCCAATGTAATGGCGGTTAATCAAACCTCTAAAACAATGGATTCCTATGCTATTACTAGCGACAAAGGTAAGTTTGTTTTGAACTTGAAAGCCAATACGTCGTATTCGATAAAACTGAGTTATATTGGGATGCAAAATAAAGAAATCTCAGTTAGCACAAAATCAGAAAACATCGTTCAGAATATTACTATGGAATCGGGCGGTATTGAATTAGCCGGTGTCGAAATTGTTCGCGAAATGCCGGTTTCTATTAAAGGTGATACTATTGTCTACAATGCAGATTCTTTCAAATCGGGTACCGAACGCAAGTTGGAAGATGTACTTAAAAAATTGCCTGGTGTTGAAATTAATGCAGATGGAGAAGTAGAAGTAGAAGGTAAAAAAGTCTCCAAATTGATGGTAGACGGAAAAGATTTTTTCAAAGGAGACACCAAATTAGGGGTAAAAAATATCCCAGCAGATGCTATTTATAAAGTACAATTTCTTCGCAATTATAATGAAAATTCGATCCTGAAAGGAGTAGAAAACAACCAAGATAATGTGGCCATGAATATCAAATTGAAATCAGGGAAAAAGAATTTCTGGTTTGGTGATATCGCTGCTGCTGGAGGATTGAATGATACCAAACGTTACTTGGTCAATCCCAAATTATTTTATTACAATCCGGAGTATAGTATCAACCTGATTACTAATTTCAATAATATAGGCGAATTGCCTTTGACGGTTCAAGATTATTTTAAATTCACAGGGGGATTTAGAAGTATGATGGCAAAAGGGGGTAGTAGTTTCAATGTATCTTCAAATGATTTGGGTATTTCTTTAATGCGAAACAATAGAGCGAAAGAAATCGAGACACAATTTGGCGCTGCCAATTTTTCATATAATGTGACCAAAGCTTGGACCTTGAGTGGTTTTGGAATTGTGTTGAATTCTAATTCCGATTTGGAAACTAAATCGACAGTGAATATCTTGAATCCTACTTCCAATCAGATTGCTTCTACAGAGAAAAGAACGGAGATTTCCAACCAAAGAAGTAATTTAGGATTGTTTAAATTGGGTTCTATTTACAAACCTAGTTCCCGATTGCAATTGGATTATGATATTTTGGCTAAAGTTTCAAAACAAGATGAAACGAGTACTTTATCACGTCAATCGATTGTTAATTCCCTTTCGAATTCGGAAACTATATTTACCGAAAAAAATCAAGATCCAACATCATTGAATCAAAATTTGAGTGCTTATTTTACGCAAAGTGAAAAGAATGTTTTTGCCTTAGAAATGCAGCATTTGTACCAAGACGAAAATCCATTTTACAATGCTAATTTGCAATCGCAACCCTTTAGTTTAACTGGATATTTGAATGGGCAAAATAGGAATGATTTAACCCAAAACCGTTTTGTACAGACCAATAAAGTAGATGCTAAACTAGATTACTATTATATGGTAACCCCAAAAAGTAATATTAATATTACCATGGGAAATACCATTTCGAATCAGAATTTTGATTCCTCAATTTTTCAAATTTTAGATGGTGGGGCTGTCAATAATTTGTCAGATTCAAGAAATAAAAACAATGTAAATTATAAATTTAATGATGCTTTTTTGGGATTCCATTACAAAGTATTGACCGGTAAATTTACTTTTACACCTGGTGTAAGTTTCCATGCTTACGATATGACTAATACCCAATTGGGCACTAGTTTCAATCAGAATTTCTTTAGGATATTACCCGATTTTGTAGCCATTTACCAAATGAAAAAGGCCGAAACCTTGACCTATAATTTTGGATACACTAATAGTTTTACGGATATCAATAGACTGGCAGAAGGATTTGTTTTTAATAATTACAACAGTTTGTCTAAAGGAAGTCGAACGCTGGAAAACGCTACTCAACAAACTCATTCGTTGCGTTATTTCAAATACAATATGTTTAATCTAGAAAATATTTCGGCTAATCTAAGTTATTCTAAAACCGTGGATGCCATTAAAACGCAGTCAGTTTTTAATGGGGTAAATCAAACATCAGCACCGTATAATTCAGATTTTGCTGATGAAACTGCTTCTGCTTTTGCCATGTATGGCCGTTCTTTTTTTAAGAATTATAAAGCCTCTTTGAACACCCGTTTGGCTTGGTCAAAATTCAATAATATTCAAAATGCTACGCTTACGGTTAGAGAAAGCTTCACGCAATCGCATACGATTACCGCTTCTACAAATTACAAGAACTTACCTAATTTAGAACTGGGGTATTCGTTGACTGTAAATGACTATAACAACACTAAATTTTATACAGACAAACCTTTTGTCAAGTTGGATTATTACTTTTTGAAAAGTTTCTCTTTTGTGTCTGAATACGAATTTTACCATTATTACAACGGCGATAAAACGGTAAATAACGAGTATGATTTTCTTTCGGCCAGTTTGATTTATCAAAAAACAAAAGAAAGTAAGATGGAATATAAAATTGCAGCAACTAATTTATTGAATACTACTTCGTTAAATGATGATAGTTTTTCTCAATTTTCTACAAGAACTTCGCAATATATTGTTCAGCCTAGATACATTATTTTTAGTTTGAAGTATAATTTATAG